From a single Sphingosinicellaceae bacterium genomic region:
- a CDS encoding copper resistance protein B: MAEARSMLRHESGAMSNRMVMIDRLEWRPGPQANRYDWEAEGWTGGDTDRLAFKTKGEGAFGGKAEKIELQAGWLHAIDPWFDVRAGIRQDFQAGPHRTQAVVAVEGLAPYWLDVEAELFLSQKGELTARTEASYDQRLTQSLILQPRAELNISAQDVPELGLGSGLNSVELGLRLRYEITRRLGPYVGVSWERKLGGSARYARADDEKPQGARFVTGIRLWF, translated from the coding sequence ATGGCCGAGGCCCGGTCGATGCTGCGCCACGAGAGCGGCGCCATGTCGAACAGGATGGTGATGATCGATCGCCTGGAATGGCGGCCCGGCCCCCAGGCCAACCGCTACGACTGGGAGGCCGAGGGCTGGACCGGCGGGGATACCGACCGCCTGGCGTTCAAGACGAAGGGCGAAGGTGCTTTTGGCGGCAAGGCCGAAAAGATCGAGCTTCAGGCAGGCTGGCTGCATGCCATCGACCCCTGGTTCGACGTGCGCGCCGGCATCCGTCAGGATTTCCAGGCCGGGCCGCACCGTACGCAGGCGGTCGTCGCGGTCGAGGGGCTGGCACCCTATTGGCTCGATGTCGAAGCCGAGCTGTTCCTCTCGCAAAAGGGCGAGCTTACGGCACGCACCGAGGCCAGTTACGACCAGCGTCTCACCCAGAGCCTGATCCTGCAGCCACGGGCCGAGCTCAACATCTCCGCGCAGGATGTGCCTGAACTCGGCCTCGGCTCGGGGCTGAATTCGGTCGAACTCGGCCTGCGGCTGCGCTACGAGATCACTCGCAGATTGGGACCCTATGTCGGCGTCAGTTGGGAACGCAAACTGGGTGGCTCGGCACGTTATGCGCGCGCCGATGACGAGAAACCGCAAGGCGCGCGGTTCGTCACCGGCATCCGATTATGGTTTTGA
- a CDS encoding PepSY domain-containing protein produces the protein MALEIAGNDRRGWPEYATVWRWHFYAGLFCIPFVCWLALTGSIYLFRPDIEAFLDRPYENLKIAGERGLPSQEAEAAVAAVKGSHFSRYEPPATATGAAQVVVSRGDELIRVYVQPATLKPMKIVQDAHRLMEILAKLHSSFLLGPVGSVVMELAASWAIVMILTGLFLWFPRNRKGFAGILYPRLGKRGRIYWRDLHAVTGMWVSLVALFMLLSGLPWSYAWGNYLTWARNLSTITSGAPDWPVGGEAAKAKAGGGPSSMPGMTAAEMAAMAPSATHTMGMGMSAAAHDAMLMYALDLVAPTAMKLDVPRPVWILPPAAHGDDWTVSSQAQDRPERVTYTVSGMDGQVTGRAGFADQNVVDRVVNVGVAAHEGHLFGRINQAILLVTALSLIGMTASAVVMWVRRKPKDLLGAPRPAPGSRSSGGLVAAIFILALVIPLFALSLLAVLIVEWVVLRRVPGVGRWLGLRSAARV, from the coding sequence GTGGCGCTGGAAATTGCAGGCAATGACCGTCGCGGGTGGCCCGAATACGCGACGGTCTGGCGATGGCATTTTTATGCCGGCCTGTTCTGCATTCCCTTCGTCTGCTGGCTCGCCCTCACCGGCTCGATTTACCTGTTCAGGCCCGACATCGAGGCCTTCCTCGACCGTCCGTATGAGAACCTGAAGATCGCCGGCGAGCGAGGCTTGCCGTCACAGGAAGCCGAGGCCGCGGTTGCGGCGGTGAAGGGCTCTCACTTCAGCCGCTACGAACCCCCCGCCACCGCAACCGGCGCCGCGCAGGTCGTGGTCTCCAGGGGCGACGAACTGATACGCGTCTATGTCCAGCCGGCGACCCTCAAGCCGATGAAGATCGTGCAGGACGCGCACCGGCTGATGGAGATCCTCGCCAAACTTCACAGCTCCTTTCTGCTGGGACCGGTCGGATCGGTGGTCATGGAGCTTGCCGCCTCATGGGCGATCGTCATGATACTGACGGGCCTGTTCCTGTGGTTTCCGCGCAATCGCAAAGGCTTCGCCGGTATCCTCTATCCCCGGCTCGGCAAGCGCGGCCGCATCTACTGGCGCGATCTGCATGCGGTTACCGGTATGTGGGTCTCGCTCGTCGCCCTGTTCATGCTGCTCAGTGGCCTGCCCTGGTCTTATGCCTGGGGTAATTATCTGACCTGGGCCCGGAACCTGTCGACGATCACGTCGGGCGCCCCGGACTGGCCCGTCGGCGGCGAGGCCGCCAAAGCCAAGGCCGGCGGCGGGCCAAGTTCGATGCCGGGAATGACCGCAGCCGAAATGGCCGCCATGGCACCCTCCGCCACGCACACTATGGGCATGGGCATGAGCGCCGCCGCGCACGACGCCATGCTGATGTACGCACTGGATCTGGTCGCGCCAACGGCAATGAAACTCGACGTTCCCAGGCCCGTATGGATCTTGCCACCCGCTGCTCACGGCGACGACTGGACCGTTTCCTCGCAAGCCCAGGACCGACCTGAGCGGGTGACGTACACCGTTTCCGGCATGGACGGGCAGGTGACCGGCAGAGCGGGCTTTGCCGACCAGAACGTCGTGGACCGGGTCGTCAATGTCGGTGTTGCGGCCCACGAGGGTCACCTGTTCGGGCGCATAAACCAGGCCATCCTGCTCGTCACGGCGCTCAGCCTGATCGGCATGACCGCGAGCGCCGTCGTGATGTGGGTGAGACGAAAGCCAAAGGACCTGCTCGGCGCGCCCCGGCCTGCCCCAGGCTCCCGGTCCAGCGGCGGGCTTGTCGCGGCGATCTTCATTCTGGCGCTGGTCATCCCGCTGTTCGCGCTGTCGCTGCTTGCTGTCCTCATCGTCGAGTGGGTCGTCTTGCGCCGCGTACCGGGCGTGGGCCGCTGGCTCGGCCTGCGCAGCGCGGCCAGAGTGTGA
- a CDS encoding TonB-dependent receptor — MRMLIRLRRSYVYTKHGTGVTNMTGESMQAGSDKKRFLGEVRQAATGLRRGNRMRTTLAKRAMMLSLLAGMSISSSGLAQEVPSSKAVEGVTLASDDIVVTALKRSQSLQDVPASISILSGDLLGKLHAQDFSQVADSVPGVAFATTGVGNSQYIIRGIGSVGVAQSPLTGVYLDETPLQSRALRGASQPDPQLYDIARIEILRGPQGVLFGSSAMGGLVRIVTNQPDPTGIAASAEASVATIKDGSENWDVKAMINLPIVQDVLALRVVGSIVRQGGWIDDLRPTTGDLSENLNHPDAIRKDDNWSRYKTVRASVLWNAAPTLTITPSIIYQTAYSNTDRTFSDINFGLRAREKARFEDTYAKDKFTIGSLLVKNDFEALGGFSLLSMSSYMDRKTHLFFDVTAFYSPTVEDIVGPGPGGRLYPTPLQDISHTRQFTQEIRAVSTNSGPLQYVAGVFYRNMKQDFNRNITVADLFGAVAPLPLGASNPPVIQDNNTRFKESEIAAFGEFTYAFAEHFKAAAGARVFSYKQRDTSSSYGLGGAAGGDLAYAYSEKNKESGVTPRFTLSYEPSRAASFYASFSQGFRTGGVNAPITDNVCTAAEREAQGLPDDPAPYKSDKTNNYEVGAKTRFLDGKLRLNGAIYSIQWKNFQQAFQTTCGANSEHSVSFIVNAGRVRSNGGELEILLTPITGLNLQAGASYTDATYRNAVPQLLLDAGSRVLDVPKFNWNARADYSFPVSAKLTGNLFFAARHVGATDSGFGEGEVLRRPHYTLLDMSIGVTTANNIAVDVFVNNITDAIPVYGAEFATSPGNTTATSYFSYHVGPPRSIGVRISKVF; from the coding sequence ATGCGCATGCTCATCAGGCTCCGCCGAAGTTATGTCTATACAAAACACGGAACGGGTGTCACCAATATGACAGGCGAGTCGATGCAAGCCGGCTCGGATAAGAAGCGCTTCTTGGGAGAGGTACGTCAGGCGGCCACTGGTCTGAGAAGGGGTAACAGAATGAGAACGACACTCGCCAAGCGAGCCATGATGCTGAGCCTGCTGGCAGGCATGTCGATATCCAGCAGCGGGCTGGCGCAGGAAGTTCCGTCCTCCAAGGCCGTAGAAGGGGTAACCCTGGCGAGCGACGATATCGTCGTTACTGCGCTGAAAAGGTCGCAAAGCCTGCAGGACGTCCCGGCCAGCATCAGCATCCTCTCGGGTGACCTGCTCGGGAAACTGCACGCCCAGGATTTCTCGCAGGTCGCGGATTCCGTGCCGGGCGTGGCCTTCGCGACGACGGGTGTCGGCAACTCGCAGTACATCATCCGCGGCATCGGGTCGGTCGGCGTCGCCCAGTCCCCGCTGACGGGCGTCTATCTCGATGAAACACCGTTGCAGAGCCGGGCCCTGCGCGGCGCCTCCCAGCCCGATCCCCAGCTCTACGACATTGCCCGCATCGAGATCCTGCGCGGGCCCCAGGGCGTGCTGTTCGGATCCTCGGCGATGGGCGGTCTCGTCCGCATCGTCACCAACCAGCCCGATCCGACGGGGATCGCCGCATCGGCCGAGGCGAGCGTCGCCACGATCAAGGATGGCAGCGAAAACTGGGACGTCAAAGCCATGATCAACCTGCCAATCGTGCAGGATGTCCTGGCCTTGCGGGTCGTCGGCAGCATCGTTCGGCAGGGCGGCTGGATCGACGATCTCCGTCCCACCACGGGAGATCTCTCGGAGAACCTGAACCATCCGGACGCCATCAGGAAGGACGACAACTGGTCTCGCTACAAGACCGTCCGCGCCTCGGTGCTGTGGAACGCCGCACCGACGCTGACCATCACCCCGTCGATCATTTACCAGACCGCGTACAGCAATACCGACCGAACCTTCAGCGACATCAACTTCGGCCTGCGGGCCCGGGAGAAGGCCCGCTTCGAGGACACCTACGCCAAGGACAAATTCACCATCGGATCGCTGCTGGTGAAAAACGACTTCGAGGCGCTCGGTGGATTTTCGCTGCTCTCGATGTCGTCCTACATGGACCGCAAGACGCACCTGTTCTTCGACGTAACGGCTTTCTATTCGCCGACGGTCGAGGACATCGTCGGCCCCGGGCCGGGCGGCCGGCTCTATCCGACGCCGCTGCAGGATATCTCGCACACTAGGCAGTTCACGCAGGAAATCCGCGCGGTTTCGACGAACTCGGGTCCGTTGCAGTACGTTGCCGGTGTCTTTTACCGCAACATGAAGCAGGACTTTAATCGGAATATCACGGTCGCGGATCTGTTCGGTGCGGTCGCGCCGCTGCCACTCGGGGCCAGCAACCCGCCTGTCATCCAGGACAACAACACCCGCTTCAAGGAGAGCGAAATCGCCGCGTTCGGCGAGTTCACCTACGCCTTCGCGGAACACTTCAAGGCTGCGGCGGGCGCCCGGGTCTTCAGCTACAAGCAGCGCGACACGAGCAGCAGCTATGGCCTGGGCGGGGCGGCCGGCGGCGACCTCGCTTATGCCTACTCGGAAAAGAACAAGGAAAGCGGCGTCACGCCCCGCTTCACCCTGTCCTATGAGCCCAGCCGCGCGGCTTCGTTCTATGCCAGCTTCTCGCAAGGGTTTCGCACCGGTGGCGTGAACGCTCCGATCACGGACAATGTCTGCACGGCGGCCGAACGGGAGGCGCAGGGCCTGCCCGACGACCCGGCTCCCTACAAGAGCGACAAGACGAACAACTACGAGGTCGGGGCCAAGACGCGATTCCTCGACGGCAAACTGCGATTGAACGGTGCGATTTATTCGATCCAGTGGAAGAATTTCCAGCAGGCTTTCCAGACGACGTGCGGTGCCAACAGCGAGCATTCGGTCTCGTTCATCGTGAATGCCGGCAGGGTTCGCAGCAACGGTGGCGAGCTCGAGATCCTGCTCACGCCGATCACCGGGCTCAACCTGCAGGCCGGAGCTTCCTACACCGATGCGACCTACCGAAACGCCGTGCCGCAACTGCTCCTGGATGCGGGGTCACGGGTTCTCGACGTGCCGAAGTTCAACTGGAATGCGCGCGCCGACTATTCCTTCCCGGTCAGTGCCAAGCTGACGGGCAACCTGTTTTTTGCGGCTCGGCATGTCGGCGCTACCGACAGCGGTTTCGGTGAGGGCGAGGTCTTGCGACGGCCGCACTATACGCTGCTCGACATGTCGATCGGCGTGACGACCGCCAACAACATCGCGGTGGACGTCTTCGTCAACAATATCACCGACGCCATCCCGGTCTATGGTGCCGAGTTCGCGACATCGCCGGGCAACACCACGGCGACCAGCTACTTCTCCTATCACGTCGGGCCGCCCCGGAGCATCGGTGTCCGGATCTCGAAGGTCTTCTAG
- a CDS encoding RidA family protein, which translates to MSNAFRIGLTALALAITVPVVAAEPSAQYYPRPGKPFSSAVRIGDNVYVAGSTGTAADGSMPADFTTQATNTMDVVGRNLKLAGATMDDVYKCTIALTNMDDWDAFNAVYVKYFKPGRYPARMSFGVTSLGGAAVEVQCEAHVAR; encoded by the coding sequence ATGTCGAACGCCTTTCGGATCGGCCTGACGGCCCTGGCACTCGCAATCACCGTCCCGGTGGTCGCGGCCGAACCCTCGGCGCAGTATTATCCGCGGCCCGGCAAGCCGTTTTCGTCGGCCGTCCGGATCGGTGACAACGTCTACGTGGCGGGCTCGACGGGCACCGCCGCGGACGGTTCGATGCCGGCGGACTTCACCACCCAGGCAACGAACACGATGGATGTGGTCGGACGGAACCTGAAGCTGGCGGGCGCGACGATGGACGACGTCTACAAGTGCACCATCGCGCTGACCAACATGGATGACTGGGACGCTTTCAACGCCGTGTACGTGAAGTATTTCAAGCCGGGCCGGTACCCGGCGCGCATGTCGTTCGGCGTCACCAGCCTGGGCGGTGCCGCCGTCGAAGTTCAGTGCGAGGCGCACGTCGCCAGATAG
- a CDS encoding FAD-binding oxidoreductase produces MSGGLRIDRRLFLGAAASAGLSTMAFAAGKGARPRIGIIGGGILGAAIAMRCAQSGADVTLLEKTAPAAGATSKSLAWINPFMDDPYYMRMRIEAQKRWQAIDGPLGMGVVWGGYVGFTDKVADRGRMAIQSKHLAEAGYPTRSLDSAALKQISPDIDPGALVEATWSELGGHVDAVHATDRFLVVARAAGARVLYPCPVTAIEPAAGGVTVVTPRGRLRFDQILIATGVDAPAMLAPLGYTLPLLHRPGALVHSKPLPIMTRRVYDGPGALEWKQAADGTIVGLEASAPPPLDVHAEIRDHAMAFPPGIAEMHGTRILTKLAAYVPGLAKADFGFMTLGFRPMPVDGFPVVGPVPGVPGVSVCVTHSGVTLAALFGDYMADELVMGRDEPMLAPYRPSRPMQTPAST; encoded by the coding sequence GTGAGCGGCGGGTTGCGCATCGACCGGCGGCTGTTTCTGGGCGCCGCCGCGAGCGCTGGTCTGTCGACCATGGCTTTCGCCGCCGGGAAGGGTGCCAGGCCCCGCATCGGCATCATCGGGGGCGGCATCCTGGGAGCGGCGATCGCGATGCGGTGCGCGCAGAGCGGTGCGGACGTGACCTTGCTGGAGAAGACGGCGCCGGCGGCGGGGGCGACCTCCAAGTCGCTCGCCTGGATCAACCCGTTCATGGACGATCCGTATTACATGAGGATGCGGATCGAGGCGCAAAAGCGCTGGCAGGCGATCGACGGACCCCTCGGCATGGGTGTGGTCTGGGGCGGTTATGTCGGCTTCACCGACAAGGTCGCCGACCGTGGCCGGATGGCGATCCAGTCGAAGCATCTCGCGGAGGCCGGCTATCCGACCCGCTCACTCGACAGCGCGGCGCTCAAGCAGATTTCCCCCGATATCGACCCGGGCGCGCTGGTGGAGGCGACCTGGTCGGAACTGGGCGGCCATGTCGATGCAGTCCACGCCACCGACCGCTTCCTTGTCGTCGCGCGGGCGGCGGGTGCGCGCGTCCTGTATCCGTGCCCGGTCACGGCGATCGAGCCGGCCGCGGGCGGCGTCACCGTCGTCACGCCGCGGGGACGGCTGCGCTTCGATCAAATCCTGATCGCGACGGGTGTGGACGCGCCGGCGATGCTGGCGCCGCTTGGCTACACCCTGCCGCTGCTGCACCGGCCCGGCGCGCTGGTCCACTCGAAGCCGCTGCCGATCATGACCCGCAGAGTCTACGATGGGCCCGGGGCACTGGAATGGAAGCAGGCCGCGGACGGGACCATCGTCGGCCTCGAGGCATCGGCCCCGCCGCCGCTGGACGTCCACGCCGAGATCCGGGATCACGCGATGGCCTTCCCGCCGGGCATCGCCGAGATGCATGGCACCCGGATCCTGACCAAGCTCGCGGCCTATGTGCCCGGGCTCGCCAAGGCGGATTTCGGCTTCATGACGCTCGGGTTCCGGCCGATGCCGGTCGACGGGTTCCCGGTCGTCGGCCCGGTGCCGGGTGTCCCCGGAGTATCCGTGTGCGTGACGCACAGTGGCGTCACCCTGGCAGCGCTGTTCGGCGACTACATGGCGGACGAGCTCGTCATGGGTCGCGACGAACCGATGCTCGCGCCCTATCGGCCGTCGCGGCCGATGCAGACCCCGGCGTCCACCTGA
- a CDS encoding alpha/beta fold hydrolase produces the protein MLLGYPLHASADAPADLNRQIASIREVREIALSPDAKTVATVITDATKAGGRSHIWTLSKTGSPKQITGTGNASSSDESGPVWAADGRSILYLRKAGEGAAVQRLDLKGGLSETLTLTRQGTGVAGGWGTVPAGKALVAKGFASAASGTVAVWASDPPDAKAAAKDDHHLFGQSDPVHLYLVEGAAPVREIGLPGDVRSVTWSKDGRRLLAITSPPSDDLGATNRVWLVEDGRPAREIVGTADNVQAISWLPDGRIAYVARCGRDAPIVCRDLFVQALDGSKPRNLTDGIDGSLINGVDGGSKTGPVVTATGDILVTIARRFDQQLARIRPADGRVSWIGVPAAVVKGISTNAGQTGFALLAAERGGVGAVQLADAGLRRYARLANPELQPADWQPLHARRIEWASDGHTIDGLLYLPDGAAAGQRVPLVVDAHGGPAGRFEDGDTPLVRLLLAQGWAVLHVNPRGSFGYGIDFLAAIKDDLGGADYRDLMSGVDAAIAQASLDRDRLALIGYSYGGTLASFALGRTDRFKAIVAAAPVVDQISESGTEGSSWYDRWYFGQPWRRLEAAWRQSPLAGVANAHTPLLLLHGENDAVNPLGQSHELYRALRQEGAPVELVLFPRETHHELGQNYYGYPSVEPYHGIALRQRIVDFLRAGFSGQPRAGLAVPDRP, from the coding sequence TTGCTGCTCGGCTACCCGCTGCACGCGTCGGCGGACGCACCGGCGGACCTGAACCGGCAGATCGCTTCGATCCGGGAGGTCCGGGAGATCGCCCTGTCGCCCGATGCGAAAACCGTAGCGACGGTGATTACCGATGCCACCAAGGCGGGCGGGCGGTCGCATATCTGGACCTTGTCGAAGACCGGCAGCCCGAAGCAGATCACCGGTACGGGAAACGCTAGCAGCAGCGACGAAAGCGGCCCGGTCTGGGCAGCGGACGGGCGCTCGATCCTCTATCTGCGCAAGGCCGGGGAGGGTGCCGCAGTCCAGCGGCTCGACCTCAAGGGCGGCCTCAGCGAAACCCTGACATTGACGCGGCAAGGAACCGGGGTCGCCGGGGGCTGGGGCACCGTGCCAGCCGGTAAGGCCCTTGTCGCAAAAGGCTTCGCTTCGGCAGCGTCGGGCACCGTCGCAGTCTGGGCGAGCGATCCGCCGGACGCAAAAGCGGCAGCCAAGGACGACCATCATCTTTTCGGACAGAGCGACCCGGTCCACCTTTATCTGGTCGAGGGGGCGGCACCGGTGCGCGAAATCGGGCTGCCCGGTGACGTTCGCAGCGTCACCTGGAGCAAGGACGGTCGCCGCCTGCTGGCGATCACGTCGCCGCCGTCGGATGACCTGGGTGCGACCAACCGCGTCTGGCTTGTCGAGGACGGCCGGCCAGCGCGAGAGATCGTCGGCACGGCGGACAACGTCCAGGCGATTTCGTGGCTTCCGGACGGACGTATCGCCTATGTCGCCCGCTGCGGCCGCGACGCGCCCATCGTCTGCCGCGATCTTTTCGTCCAAGCGCTGGACGGGTCGAAGCCGCGGAACCTGACCGACGGCATCGACGGATCGTTGATCAACGGCGTCGACGGCGGCTCGAAAACCGGGCCCGTCGTCACCGCGACAGGGGACATCCTGGTCACGATCGCGCGGCGCTTCGACCAGCAACTCGCGCGCATCAGACCCGCGGATGGCCGGGTCAGCTGGATCGGCGTGCCCGCGGCGGTCGTCAAAGGCATCAGCACCAACGCCGGCCAGACCGGCTTCGCATTACTCGCCGCCGAACGGGGAGGGGTGGGCGCGGTCCAGCTCGCCGATGCAGGCTTGCGCCGCTACGCCCGGCTCGCGAATCCGGAGCTGCAGCCGGCCGACTGGCAACCGCTCCATGCCCGCCGGATCGAATGGGCCAGCGACGGTCATACGATCGACGGCTTGCTCTATCTCCCCGACGGCGCGGCTGCCGGCCAGCGCGTGCCCCTGGTGGTGGACGCGCACGGCGGGCCGGCGGGCCGGTTCGAGGACGGCGACACCCCGCTCGTGCGCCTGTTGCTCGCGCAGGGCTGGGCCGTGCTGCACGTCAATCCGCGCGGCAGCTTCGGCTACGGCATCGATTTCCTGGCCGCCATCAAGGACGACCTGGGCGGCGCCGACTACCGCGACCTCATGAGCGGCGTCGATGCGGCGATTGCCCAGGCATCGCTGGACAGGGACCGGCTGGCGCTGATCGGCTATTCCTACGGCGGCACGCTGGCGAGCTTTGCGCTGGGACGCACCGACCGCTTCAAGGCGATCGTGGCGGCCGCTCCCGTCGTCGACCAGATCAGCGAATCTGGCACCGAAGGGTCGAGCTGGTACGACCGCTGGTACTTTGGCCAGCCGTGGCGGCGGCTCGAGGCGGCATGGCGCCAGAGCCCGCTTGCCGGCGTTGCGAATGCACATACGCCGCTGCTGTTGCTTCACGGCGAAAACGACGCGGTCAATCCGCTCGGCCAGTCGCACGAACTGTATCGCGCCCTGCGTCAGGAGGGGGCGCCGGTCGAACTGGTCCTGTTTCCGCGCGAAACCCATCACGAACTCGGCCAGAATTATTACGGCTACCCGAGCGTCGAACCGTATCACGGCATCGCGCTTCGCCAGCGGATCGTGGATTTCCTGCGGGCTGGTTTTTCGGGTCAGCCGCGCGCGGGCCTTGCCGTCCCGGATCGGCCCTAG
- a CDS encoding ornithine cyclodeaminase family protein — MSAATGSIPSTKAAESAVQASPASSRLLVIDAATIAAALSPSQWIEAVEQSLRGVSDGSVIQGIRQILPLPDDSERGRVLSMMFGAVRQPAFFGAKVIAVFPDNFSRSIESHRGAVLLFDSADGALVGLLHGGEITAARTAAASAVATRALARADSRVLTVLGYGEQATRHVDAIATVRPIDEVRCWGRDPVKAAAFVKAVGTRHAVHAVAASTVAEAVAGADIVCTTTAAREPILTGDLLEPGMHLNVVGSSTADYREVDTAAVVRASIWVDYRPMTEASAGEYRRALAEGAIDPDHLVGEIGAALNGTLRRRSDEHEITMFKSLGMPAEDLYPAQLIYEIAAAKGLGTWVGL, encoded by the coding sequence GTGTCGGCTGCGACCGGCTCGATACCGAGCACGAAGGCCGCCGAAAGCGCGGTGCAGGCGTCGCCCGCCAGCAGTCGCCTCCTGGTAATCGATGCCGCGACCATCGCCGCCGCCCTGTCGCCGTCCCAATGGATCGAGGCAGTCGAGCAGTCCTTGCGCGGCGTGTCCGATGGCTCAGTCATCCAGGGTATCAGGCAGATATTGCCACTCCCGGACGATAGTGAGCGCGGGCGAGTCTTGTCGATGATGTTCGGCGCTGTCCGCCAGCCGGCCTTTTTCGGCGCGAAAGTGATCGCGGTCTTCCCCGACAACTTCAGCCGCAGCATCGAATCGCACAGGGGCGCGGTCCTGTTGTTCGACTCTGCCGACGGCGCGCTGGTGGGCCTGCTCCACGGCGGCGAAATCACCGCGGCGCGCACCGCGGCGGCCAGTGCCGTGGCGACCCGCGCGCTGGCTCGCGCGGACTCGCGGGTGCTCACCGTCCTCGGCTACGGCGAACAGGCGACGCGCCATGTGGATGCGATCGCCACGGTCCGGCCGATCGACGAGGTCCGCTGCTGGGGCCGTGACCCGGTCAAGGCCGCGGCATTCGTGAAGGCCGTCGGCACCCGCCATGCAGTCCACGCGGTCGCTGCGTCGACCGTCGCCGAAGCGGTGGCGGGCGCGGACATCGTCTGCACGACGACCGCCGCCAGGGAGCCGATCCTGACCGGGGACCTGCTCGAGCCCGGCATGCACCTGAACGTCGTCGGGTCGAGCACCGCCGACTACCGGGAGGTCGACACCGCGGCGGTGGTACGCGCGTCGATCTGGGTCGACTACCGGCCGATGACCGAGGCGAGCGCGGGCGAATACCGGCGGGCGCTGGCGGAGGGTGCGATCGATCCGGACCACCTCGTCGGGGAGATCGGGGCGGCGTTGAACGGGACCCTCCGCCGCCGTTCCGACGAGCACGAGATCACGATGTTCAAATCGCTCGGAATGCCCGCGGAGGACCTGTATCCCGCGCAGCTGATCTACGAGATCGCCGCCGCGAAGGGCCTCGGCACATGGGTAGGATTGTGA
- a CDS encoding aminotransferase class V-fold PLP-dependent enzyme yields MTPSRRGYLNTALTGLPGPAAVNAAREVLDAWASGTLNWADAVDRLDVARRAFAALVGVSHERIGVGHTAAGTLSAIAANLPDGAVVLAPVGEHNSNIYPYLHQAPRGIRMEFAPLEHLAEAVRPYHAAVAFGLVQSADGRIADLAAIASAARDVAALTLVDVTQACGWLRFDPELCDVFVSACYKWLMTPNGPAFVGFSPRALDRLRAGHRSWIGNLDVHAAPYGPGGEAALDARRFDLVPNFIAIAAAAQSLNLLATIGVARIEAHNLGLVRRFCTALGLPPHNSAIISVDAGSVESISGNLSATVRSGRARFSFHLYNDNDDVDAAVDFVRTACGSSGGD; encoded by the coding sequence ATGACACCCAGTCGGCGTGGCTACCTGAACACGGCGCTGACAGGTTTGCCCGGTCCGGCCGCAGTAAATGCCGCGCGCGAAGTCCTCGATGCCTGGGCAAGCGGCACCCTCAACTGGGCGGACGCCGTCGATCGACTGGACGTCGCCCGGCGGGCCTTTGCCGCTCTCGTCGGCGTGTCGCACGAGCGTATCGGCGTCGGGCACACCGCGGCCGGCACGCTTTCCGCGATCGCGGCGAACCTGCCGGACGGCGCCGTCGTGCTCGCGCCGGTAGGCGAACATAACTCCAACATCTACCCCTACCTCCACCAGGCCCCACGCGGCATCCGCATGGAGTTCGCTCCTCTCGAACACCTCGCTGAGGCGGTGCGCCCTTATCATGCAGCGGTCGCGTTCGGCCTCGTGCAGTCGGCGGATGGGCGCATCGCAGACCTCGCCGCCATCGCTTCGGCAGCGCGCGATGTCGCTGCGCTGACACTGGTCGACGTTACGCAGGCCTGCGGATGGCTGCGCTTCGATCCCGAGCTTTGCGACGTGTTCGTCAGCGCTTGCTACAAATGGCTGATGACGCCCAACGGCCCGGCGTTCGTTGGTTTCAGTCCACGCGCGCTCGACCGGTTGCGGGCCGGACACCGCTCCTGGATCGGGAACCTCGACGTTCATGCCGCGCCTTATGGCCCGGGCGGCGAAGCTGCGCTGGACGCGCGCCGGTTCGACCTCGTGCCCAACTTCATCGCAATTGCCGCCGCGGCGCAGTCGCTGAACCTGCTGGCCACGATCGGTGTCGCGCGGATCGAGGCGCACAATCTCGGCCTGGTCCGGCGCTTTTGCACAGCACTTGGCCTGCCACCCCACAACTCCGCGATCATATCGGTCGATGCCGGGTCGGTAGAGTCGATCTCCGGAAATCTCAGCGCCACGGTCCGATCGGGACGGGCGCGCTTTTCCTTCCACCTGTATAACGACAATGACGATGTCGATGCCGCCGTGGACTTTGTCCGCACAGCCTGCGGATCGAGCGGCGGCGACTGA